From the Astatotilapia calliptera chromosome 6, fAstCal1.2, whole genome shotgun sequence genome, one window contains:
- the LOC113023615 gene encoding endonuclease V isoform X1, whose amino-acid sequence MSASPAEDLLQQWESEQARLRQQVLEDDTEDWQRSPDFSGLERVGGVDLSFIKGDDVNACAQLVVLSYPDLQVLYEDSQMVTLTAPYIAGFLAFRETPFLLEALQRLKKNQPTLLPQVVFVDGNGLFHYREFGLACHLGVLSGLPCVGVAKNLLQVQGVNKSEEHQSQIAALQRGGDSFPLIGASGKVLGKALRSSDKSSKPVYVSVGHKISLDTAVRLTHACCRYRVPEPIRQAVLCFCSAPYDYCKPPDCTCFSWWGEGHPAATGTDCGHQREAGTILPSSVQSPVPPSSSSFLCPTALLSVSDIHIPFCVSQHCPRVLSRLLPQADCRSREYLRIHFPSADT is encoded by the exons ATGTCCGCTTCTCCCGCAGAAGATCTGCTCCAGCAGTGGGAAAG TGAGCAGGCACGTCTGAGGCAGCAGGTGCTGGAGGACGACACAGAGGACTGGCAGAGGAGCCCAGACTTTTCAGGTCTGGAGCGAGTTGGTGGGGTGGACCTCTCCTTCATCAAAGGGGATGACGTCAATGCCTGTGCCCAGCTTGTGGTACTCAGCTACCCAGATCTGCAG GTGCTGTATGAAGACAGTCAGATGGTGACCCTGACGGCCCCCTACATAGCCGGCTTTCTGGCATTCAGAGAAACTCCTTTCCTCCTGGAGGCTCTGCAGAGGCTGAAGAAGAACCAGCCCACACTCCTTCCTCAG gtggTGTTTGTGGATGGGAATGGTCTCTTTCATTACAGAG AGTTTGGCTTGGCGTGTCACCTGGGAGTGCTGTCAGGGCTGCCCTGTGTGGGCGTGGCCAAAAACTTGCTGCAGGTGCAAGGAGTCAACAAGAGTGAGGAGCATCAGTCACAA atagctgctctgcaaAGAGGAGGAGACAGCTTCCCACTCATAGGCGCCTCAGGCAAAGTGCTCGGAAAG GCACTGCGAAGCTCTGACAAGAGCTCGAAGCCAGTGTACGTGTCTGTGGGCCACAAGATCAGCCTGGACACAGCTGTCCGCCTCACACACGCATGCTGCCGATACCGGGTCCCTGAGCCAATCAGACAG GCTGTGCTGTGCTTCTGCAGTGCACCATATGATTACTGCAAGCCACCTGACtgcact tGTTTTAGCTGGTGGGGAGAGGGGCATCCGGCAGCAACAGGGACTGACTGTGGACATCAGAGAGAAGCAGGAACAATCTTACCTTCCTCTGTCCAGTCACCAGTGCCTccctcttcatcctcctttcTTTGCCCAACTGCTCTGCTTTCAGTCTCTGACATCCACATTCCCTTCTGTGTCTCCCAGCATTGCCCTCGTGTTCTCTCCCGGCTTCTGCCACAG
- the LOC113023615 gene encoding endonuclease V isoform X2, translating into MSASPAEDLLQQWESEQARLRQQVLEDDTEDWQRSPDFSGLERVGGVDLSFIKGDDVNACAQLVVLSYPDLQVLYEDSQMVTLTAPYIAGFLAFRETPFLLEALQRLKKNQPTLLPQVVFVDGNGLFHYREFGLACHLGVLSGLPCVGVAKNLLQVQGVNKSEEHQSQIAALQRGGDSFPLIGASGKVLGKALRSSDKSSKPVYVSVGHKISLDTAVRLTHACCRYRVPEPIRQADCRSREYLRIHFPSADT; encoded by the exons ATGTCCGCTTCTCCCGCAGAAGATCTGCTCCAGCAGTGGGAAAG TGAGCAGGCACGTCTGAGGCAGCAGGTGCTGGAGGACGACACAGAGGACTGGCAGAGGAGCCCAGACTTTTCAGGTCTGGAGCGAGTTGGTGGGGTGGACCTCTCCTTCATCAAAGGGGATGACGTCAATGCCTGTGCCCAGCTTGTGGTACTCAGCTACCCAGATCTGCAG GTGCTGTATGAAGACAGTCAGATGGTGACCCTGACGGCCCCCTACATAGCCGGCTTTCTGGCATTCAGAGAAACTCCTTTCCTCCTGGAGGCTCTGCAGAGGCTGAAGAAGAACCAGCCCACACTCCTTCCTCAG gtggTGTTTGTGGATGGGAATGGTCTCTTTCATTACAGAG AGTTTGGCTTGGCGTGTCACCTGGGAGTGCTGTCAGGGCTGCCCTGTGTGGGCGTGGCCAAAAACTTGCTGCAGGTGCAAGGAGTCAACAAGAGTGAGGAGCATCAGTCACAA atagctgctctgcaaAGAGGAGGAGACAGCTTCCCACTCATAGGCGCCTCAGGCAAAGTGCTCGGAAAG GCACTGCGAAGCTCTGACAAGAGCTCGAAGCCAGTGTACGTGTCTGTGGGCCACAAGATCAGCCTGGACACAGCTGTCCGCCTCACACACGCATGCTGCCGATACCGGGTCCCTGAGCCAATCAGACAG
- the anapc11 gene encoding anaphase-promoting complex subunit 11: MKVKIKQWNGVASWLWVANDDNCGICRMAFNGCCPDCKVPGDDCPLVWGQCSHCFHMHCILKWLNSQQVQQQCPMCRQEWKFKE, encoded by the exons ATGAAGGTGAAAATCAAACAGTGGAACGGGGTTGCCTCCTGGCTCTGGGTGGCCAACGATGACAACTGTGGGATCTGCAGGATGGCCTTTAACGGCTGCTGTCCTGACT gcaAAGTGCCTGGGGATGACTGCCCGCTGGTCTGGGGTCAGTGCTCCCACTGTTTCCACATGCACTGCATCCTGAAGTGGCTGAACTCACAGCAGGTCCAGCAGCAGTGCCCCATGTGCCGGCAGGAGTGGAAGTTCAAGGAGTGA